In Bacillus cereus ATCC 14579, a single window of DNA contains:
- a CDS encoding arsenic transporter: MSIEIWITIIVFFLTMIVIFWRPRGLNEAWPAAIGAGIILITGLVSKPDVIDIVSKIGGASITILATIVMAVILESFGFFHWSAAKLANLAKGSGRRLYWYIQLLCFLMTLLFNNDGSILITTPILILLLKNLQLKPHQQIPYLLSGALIATASSAPIGESNIVNLIALNIVNMTLYMHTAMMFVPATLGLLFMSWLMYSVLKKKLPKKLPVSSYDIEEIFFTKNFHPLKGNNSVDTKQKRTRFMLKVLGFVFLMRCLLFVASFLSIPIEIVAVLGSLVLLIWRWYYLRTNPVDILKKTPWHILIFAFSMYVIIYGLHNAGLTAALVQWLEPIVNQHLLYASFAMGGLVSILSNVFNNHPALMIGTITLTEMGLDPVTLKTIYLANIIGSDIGSLLLPIGTLASLIWMYILKQNKIKVKWKDYLSVSLIVIPLTTVVTLFLLFYWVHLFFAL, from the coding sequence ATGAGCATTGAAATATGGATTACTATTATTGTATTCTTCTTAACGATGATTGTTATCTTTTGGCGGCCTCGCGGTTTAAATGAGGCGTGGCCAGCAGCAATTGGTGCTGGCATTATCCTAATTACTGGACTTGTGTCAAAACCAGACGTCATAGATATTGTTAGTAAAATAGGAGGGGCCTCCATAACAATATTAGCGACCATCGTCATGGCAGTTATATTAGAAAGCTTCGGCTTCTTCCATTGGTCCGCAGCGAAACTGGCAAATCTAGCGAAGGGTTCTGGACGCCGTCTATACTGGTATATTCAATTATTATGTTTTCTTATGACTCTTTTATTTAATAACGACGGTAGTATTTTAATTACAACTCCCATTTTAATTCTTCTTCTAAAAAACCTTCAATTAAAACCACATCAACAAATTCCTTATTTATTAAGTGGCGCTTTAATCGCTACTGCATCTAGTGCACCAATTGGTGAAAGTAATATCGTAAACTTAATTGCATTAAATATCGTTAATATGACTCTTTATATGCATACTGCTATGATGTTTGTACCTGCAACATTAGGCTTATTATTTATGTCATGGCTCATGTATTCAGTTTTGAAGAAAAAACTTCCGAAAAAATTACCTGTTTCTTCATATGATATTGAAGAAATTTTCTTCACGAAAAACTTCCATCCACTAAAAGGAAATAATTCTGTTGATACGAAACAAAAACGGACAAGATTCATGTTAAAAGTATTAGGTTTCGTCTTCCTGATGCGCTGTCTTCTATTCGTTGCATCCTTCTTATCCATCCCAATTGAAATCGTTGCAGTACTTGGTTCACTTGTTCTTCTCATTTGGAGATGGTACTACTTACGAACAAACCCTGTCGACATTTTGAAAAAGACACCGTGGCACATTTTAATTTTCGCCTTCTCTATGTACGTCATTATTTACGGACTCCACAACGCAGGATTAACAGCTGCACTTGTACAATGGCTCGAGCCAATTGTGAATCAGCATCTACTCTATGCTAGCTTTGCAATGGGCGGACTTGTATCCATCCTCTCTAACGTCTTCAATAACCATCCTGCCCTTATGATTGGTACAATCACATTAACAGAAATGGGACTAGATCCAGTCACATTAAAAACAATCTATCTTGCAAACATCATTGGTAGTGACATCGGTTCACTATTACTACCAATTGGTACACTAGCTTCACTCATTTGGATGTATATTCTGAAACAAAACAAAATTAAAGTAAAATGGAAAGACTATTTAAGTGTATCCCTTATCGTTATCCCGCTCACAACAGTCGTCACACTATTCCTCTTATTCTACTGGGTACATCTCTTCTTTGCCTTATAA
- a CDS encoding LTA synthase family protein yields the protein MKETLKSQFQNVRFTVFVALALWLKTYLITRTSFDLKLESFMQEFILFLSPLAASLLLVGLALFAKGKKRNYIALGINFVLTIVLVGNVMFYGFYNDFVTLPVLGQTSNFGSLGSSVKELFNYKIILAFADIIVFFVLLKKMKNFAPTERVARPMRSLYFVSTVAIFFANLGLAEAERPELLTRSFDRVMLVKNLGLYVHQVYDLGLQAKSSSQKAFADGSKLQETENYVKTTHSKPDPNMFGTAKGKNVIVVSLESLQTFLIGATVNGQEVTPFLNQFTKESYYFDNFFHQTGQGKTSDAEFLVDTSLYPLDRGAVFFTHGNNEYTATPEILRQQGYHTSVFHANNATFWNRNIMYPALGYDRYYNELDYKITPETKLNWGLKDIEYFDQSIDMLKQVKQPFYTRFLTLTNHYPFTYDDSTKLIDEYNSGDGVFDRYMVTARYLDEAMKHFIERLKAEGIYDNSVIVFYGDHYGISENHNRAMAQFLGKEEITAFDHMNLQKTPMFIHVPGQKEGKTISKPTGEIDIKPTILNLLGVDSTNDVRFGHDVFSPDNKGFVVLRDGSFVTDKYMYTNSTFYDRATGEVVQLPKEESQPLIDRAQNELNMSDKIIEGDLLRFSESNKIKTGEVKTVIKEEKKSAE from the coding sequence ATGAAAGAAACCTTGAAATCACAATTTCAAAATGTGCGTTTCACTGTATTCGTAGCTTTAGCCTTATGGCTAAAAACTTACCTTATTACACGCACAAGCTTTGATTTAAAACTTGAATCTTTCATGCAAGAATTCATTTTATTCCTTAGCCCATTAGCAGCATCATTACTGCTTGTTGGTCTTGCATTATTTGCAAAAGGGAAAAAACGTAACTATATAGCACTTGGAATTAATTTTGTCTTAACAATCGTTCTTGTTGGTAACGTAATGTTCTACGGATTCTACAATGACTTCGTTACATTACCGGTGCTAGGACAAACATCTAACTTCGGAAGTTTAGGTTCTAGTGTGAAAGAATTATTTAACTACAAAATTATCCTTGCATTTGCAGACATTATCGTTTTCTTCGTTCTATTAAAGAAAATGAAGAACTTTGCACCTACAGAGCGTGTAGCACGCCCGATGCGTTCTCTATACTTCGTATCAACAGTTGCTATTTTCTTCGCAAACTTAGGACTTGCAGAAGCTGAACGCCCAGAACTATTAACACGTTCATTCGACCGCGTTATGCTTGTTAAAAACTTAGGATTATATGTACACCAAGTATACGATCTTGGCTTACAAGCAAAATCAAGTTCACAAAAAGCGTTCGCTGACGGTAGTAAATTACAAGAAACAGAAAACTACGTAAAAACAACACACAGTAAACCAGATCCAAATATGTTCGGTACTGCAAAAGGGAAAAACGTAATTGTTGTCTCTCTTGAGTCATTACAAACATTCTTAATTGGTGCAACAGTTAACGGACAAGAAGTTACACCATTCTTAAACCAATTTACGAAAGAAAGTTATTACTTTGATAACTTCTTCCATCAAACTGGTCAAGGTAAAACATCTGATGCTGAATTCCTAGTAGATACTTCGTTATATCCACTAGACCGCGGTGCTGTATTCTTCACACACGGTAACAATGAATATACAGCAACTCCAGAAATTTTACGTCAGCAAGGGTATCACACGTCGGTATTCCACGCAAACAACGCAACATTCTGGAACCGTAACATTATGTATCCAGCACTTGGTTATGATCGTTACTACAACGAACTTGACTACAAGATTACGCCAGAAACAAAATTAAACTGGGGATTAAAAGATATCGAGTACTTCGATCAATCTATTGATATGTTAAAACAAGTGAAGCAACCATTCTATACTCGCTTCCTTACTTTAACGAATCATTACCCATTCACTTACGATGACAGTACAAAATTAATCGACGAATACAATTCTGGTGATGGAGTATTTGACCGTTACATGGTAACTGCTCGTTACTTAGACGAAGCAATGAAACACTTTATTGAGCGTCTAAAAGCAGAAGGTATTTACGACAACTCAGTAATCGTATTCTACGGTGACCACTACGGTATTTCTGAAAACCATAACCGTGCAATGGCACAGTTCTTAGGAAAAGAAGAAATCACTGCATTTGACCATATGAACTTACAAAAAACACCGATGTTTATTCACGTTCCAGGTCAAAAAGAAGGTAAAACAATTTCGAAACCAACTGGTGAAATTGACATTAAACCAACTATTCTAAACTTACTTGGTGTAGATTCTACAAATGACGTTCGATTCGGTCATGATGTATTCTCACCTGATAATAAAGGATTCGTTGTTCTTCGTGACGGTAGCTTCGTTACAGATAAATATATGTACACAAACAGTACATTCTATGACCGTGCTACTGGCGAAGTTGTACAATTACCGAAAGAAGAATCTCAACCACTAATTGATCGCGCCCAAAATGAATTGAACATGTCTGATAAAATCATTGAAGGTGACTTACTTCGCTTCTCTGAAAGTAATAAGATCAAAACTGGTGAAGTAAAAACAGTTATTAAAGAAGAAAAGAAGAGTGCTGAGTAA
- a CDS encoding D-amino-acid transaminase: MGRKLAYEKFVLWNDEVIDTTKQQTYIELEERGSQFGDGVYEVIRLYKGNFHLLDPHITRLYRSMEEVELSLPFSKAELITLLYKLIERNHFHEDGTIYLQVSRGVQARTHVFSYDTPPTIYAYITKKERPALWIEYGIRAISEPDTRWLRCDIKSLNLLPNVLAATKAERKGCKEALLVRNGIVTEGSHSNFFLIKNGTLYTHPANHLILNGIIRQYVLSLANTLHIPVQEELFSVRDVYQADECFFTGTTIEILPMTHLDGTAIQDGQVGAITKKLQKSFNKILLQSNMSSS, from the coding sequence ATGGGACGGAAATTGGCATACGAAAAATTTGTACTTTGGAATGATGAAGTTATTGATACAACAAAACAACAAACGTACATAGAACTTGAAGAGAGAGGTTCGCAGTTCGGAGATGGTGTCTACGAGGTTATTCGCCTATATAAAGGGAACTTTCACTTATTAGATCCGCACATAACGAGATTATATCGATCCATGGAAGAAGTAGAATTATCGCTCCCTTTCTCAAAAGCTGAGCTCATCACTTTACTTTACAAATTAATTGAACGAAACCATTTCCACGAAGATGGCACAATTTATTTGCAAGTATCTCGTGGTGTACAAGCTCGCACACATGTATTTTCATATGACACCCCTCCGACAATTTATGCCTATATTACAAAAAAAGAAAGACCAGCCTTATGGATTGAATATGGTATACGCGCTATATCAGAACCCGATACTCGATGGCTACGCTGTGACATTAAATCATTAAATTTATTACCAAACGTACTAGCTGCTACGAAAGCTGAACGAAAAGGCTGTAAAGAGGCACTTCTCGTAAGGAATGGTATTGTAACGGAAGGAAGCCATTCCAACTTCTTTTTAATTAAAAACGGAACTCTTTACACACATCCAGCCAATCACCTTATTTTAAATGGCATTATTCGTCAATATGTCCTTTCTTTAGCGAATACTCTTCACATTCCTGTACAGGAAGAACTTTTCAGCGTTCGTGACGTTTATCAAGCAGATGAATGCTTTTTTACAGGCACAACAATTGAAATTTTACCAATGACCCACCTTGATGGAACCGCGATTCAAGATGGGCAAGTTGGAGCTATCACCAAAAAACTGCAAAAATCTTTTAATAAAATCTTGTTACAATCCAATATGTCATCTTCTTAA
- the lldP gene encoding L-lactate permease, whose product MNTWTQVYDPFGNIWISAAVALIPIIFFFLALAVFRMKGYVAGFITVVLTVLVALFAYKMPFTMAMAATGYGFLYGLWPIAWIIIMSVFLYKISVKTGQFDVIRASVLSITNDHRLLVILIGFSFGAFLEGAAGFGAPVAITAALLAGLGLNPLYAAGLCLIANTAPVAFGAMGIPITVAGQVTGIDPHKIGQMAGHQLPFLSLFVPFFIVFLMDGFKGIRQTWPALFVAGSSFAITQFITATFLGPELPDITSALVSLISLALFLKVWQPKEIYQSGQVNSEVAATTTAASMPKLTFGKVVKAWSPFIVLTVMVVIWSQSFFKALFTPGGALESLVFKFEIPGLHNLVMKAEPIVNKPTPYEAILKFDVLSATGTAILIACIISMFILKMNVKDAVLTFKETLSELKMPILSIGFVLGFAFIANYSGLSSTLALALAGTGGLFPFFSPFLGWIGVFLTGSDTSANALFSNLQAITAQQVGVSEVLLVAANTTGGVTGKMISPQSIAIACAAVGLAGKESDLFRFTVKHSLFFVIIVGIMTYVQAYYLTWMIP is encoded by the coding sequence ATGAACACATGGACACAAGTTTATGATCCATTCGGAAACATTTGGATTTCGGCAGCGGTAGCACTTATTCCGATTATCTTTTTTTTCTTAGCTTTAGCAGTTTTCCGCATGAAAGGGTATGTGGCAGGATTTATTACAGTTGTACTTACAGTTTTAGTAGCGTTATTCGCTTATAAAATGCCGTTCACGATGGCAATGGCAGCGACCGGATATGGTTTCTTATACGGATTATGGCCAATTGCTTGGATTATCATTATGTCGGTATTTTTATATAAAATTTCTGTGAAAACAGGTCAATTCGATGTGATTCGTGCATCGGTATTATCGATTACGAACGATCATCGTCTACTTGTTATTTTAATTGGATTTTCATTTGGAGCATTTTTAGAAGGAGCGGCAGGATTTGGGGCACCAGTAGCGATTACAGCAGCACTTCTTGCGGGACTTGGGTTAAATCCTTTATACGCAGCAGGTCTTTGTTTGATTGCAAATACTGCACCAGTGGCGTTCGGAGCGATGGGAATTCCGATTACAGTCGCTGGACAAGTAACAGGTATTGATCCACATAAAATTGGACAAATGGCTGGGCATCAATTACCGTTCCTATCATTATTTGTGCCATTCTTTATCGTATTTTTAATGGATGGATTTAAGGGGATACGACAAACGTGGCCTGCGTTATTTGTAGCGGGTAGTTCATTTGCGATTACGCAGTTCATTACAGCGACATTTTTAGGACCAGAACTTCCGGATATTACATCGGCACTTGTAAGTTTAATTAGTTTAGCGCTGTTCTTAAAAGTTTGGCAGCCGAAAGAAATTTATCAATCTGGGCAAGTAAATAGTGAAGTAGCAGCAACAACGACAGCGGCATCGATGCCGAAATTAACGTTTGGAAAAGTAGTGAAGGCATGGTCCCCATTTATCGTATTAACGGTTATGGTAGTCATTTGGAGCCAAAGTTTCTTTAAGGCATTATTCACTCCAGGAGGGGCTTTAGAAAGTCTTGTATTTAAGTTTGAAATTCCAGGTCTGCATAATCTAGTAATGAAAGCAGAGCCAATTGTAAATAAACCAACGCCTTACGAGGCAATTTTGAAGTTTGATGTATTATCGGCAACCGGAACAGCGATTTTAATTGCGTGTATCATTTCCATGTTTATTTTGAAAATGAATGTAAAAGATGCAGTATTGACATTTAAAGAAACGTTAAGCGAATTAAAAATGCCAATTCTATCTATCGGATTCGTACTAGGGTTTGCATTTATCGCAAACTATTCTGGTCTATCTTCCACGTTAGCGTTAGCATTAGCCGGAACTGGCGGCCTATTCCCGTTCTTCTCACCATTCTTAGGCTGGATTGGCGTATTCCTAACAGGGTCTGATACGTCTGCGAATGCACTGTTCTCAAATTTACAAGCCATTACAGCGCAGCAAGTCGGCGTATCTGAAGTGCTCCTCGTTGCAGCAAATACAACAGGCGGTGTAACAGGTAAAATGATTTCCCCGCAGTCGATTGCGATCGCTTGTGCAGCGGTTGGTCTTGCTGGAAAAGAATCGGATTTGTTCCGTTTTACAGTGAAGCATAGCTTATTCTTCGTAATTATTGTTGGTATTATGACGTATGTGCAGGCGTATTATTTAACGTGGATGATTCCGTAA
- the thiC gene encoding phosphomethylpyrimidine synthase ThiC, translating into MKQSVSAEQIELKSSLPGSKKVYVDGPREGMKVPMREIEQSETNGVPNPPIRVYDTSGPYTDPEYKVELEKGIPTPRHSWILGRGDVEAYEGREVKPEDDGVKVASKHTPVFPQMDRKPLRAKQGANVTQMHYARNGIITSEMEYVAIREGVEPEFVRKEIAEGRAILPANINHPEAEPMIIGRNFHVKVNANIGNSAVSSSIAEEVEKMTWATRWGADTIMDLSTGKNIHTTREWIIRNAPVPVGTVPIYQALEKVNGIAEDLTWEVYRDTLIEQAEQGVDYFTIHAGVLLRYIPITAKRTTGIVSRGGSIMAQWCLFHHKENFLYTHFEEICEIMKQYDVSFSLGDGLRPGSIADANDEAQFSELETLGELTKIAWKHDVQVMIEGPGHVPMHLIKENMEKELDICQGAPFYTLGPLTTDIAPGYDHITSAIGAAMIGWFGTAMLCYVTPKEHLGLPNKDDVRTGVITYKIAAHAADLAKGHKTAHQRDDALSKARFEFRWRDQFNLSLDPERAMEYHDETLPAEGAKTAHFCSMCGPKFCSMRISHDIREYAKENDLETTEAIEKGMKEKAEEFKEAGSHLYQ; encoded by the coding sequence ATGAAACAATCTGTTTCAGCTGAGCAAATTGAATTGAAATCGAGTTTACCAGGGAGTAAGAAAGTATATGTGGATGGACCACGAGAAGGCATGAAAGTACCGATGCGTGAGATTGAACAAAGCGAAACGAATGGCGTTCCAAATCCGCCAATTCGTGTGTATGATACGAGCGGCCCTTATACGGATCCTGAGTATAAAGTGGAGTTAGAAAAGGGGATTCCAACGCCGCGCCATTCTTGGATTCTGGGGCGTGGTGATGTAGAAGCATACGAAGGGCGTGAAGTGAAACCAGAGGATGACGGTGTGAAAGTGGCTTCGAAACATACACCTGTTTTCCCGCAGATGGATCGCAAGCCACTTAGAGCAAAGCAAGGTGCAAACGTTACGCAAATGCACTATGCACGTAATGGCATTATTACGTCTGAGATGGAGTATGTTGCGATTCGTGAAGGGGTAGAGCCGGAGTTTGTTCGTAAGGAAATCGCAGAAGGCCGCGCTATTTTACCAGCGAATATTAATCATCCAGAAGCTGAACCGATGATCATCGGGCGTAATTTCCATGTGAAGGTAAACGCGAATATCGGAAACTCAGCTGTATCTTCTTCGATTGCAGAAGAAGTAGAGAAGATGACATGGGCAACGCGCTGGGGTGCAGATACGATTATGGATTTATCTACAGGTAAAAATATTCATACGACGCGTGAGTGGATTATTCGTAACGCGCCTGTACCAGTTGGAACTGTACCGATTTATCAAGCGCTGGAAAAAGTAAACGGAATTGCAGAAGATTTAACGTGGGAAGTATATCGTGATACGTTAATTGAGCAGGCGGAGCAAGGCGTTGATTACTTTACAATTCACGCTGGTGTATTGCTTCGTTACATTCCAATCACGGCAAAGCGTACGACAGGTATCGTTTCGCGCGGTGGTTCGATTATGGCGCAGTGGTGTTTATTCCATCATAAAGAAAACTTCCTATATACTCATTTTGAAGAGATTTGTGAAATTATGAAGCAGTACGATGTTTCGTTCTCTCTTGGAGATGGATTACGTCCAGGATCGATTGCAGATGCAAATGACGAAGCACAATTCTCTGAGCTTGAAACACTTGGTGAATTAACCAAAATTGCTTGGAAACATGATGTGCAAGTTATGATCGAAGGACCTGGACACGTACCGATGCACTTAATTAAAGAGAATATGGAGAAAGAGCTTGATATTTGTCAGGGCGCGCCGTTTTATACACTTGGGCCACTAACGACAGATATTGCACCAGGTTATGACCATATTACATCGGCGATTGGAGCTGCTATGATTGGCTGGTTTGGAACAGCGATGCTTTGTTATGTAACGCCGAAAGAACATTTAGGTTTGCCAAACAAAGATGATGTACGCACGGGTGTTATTACGTACAAAATTGCAGCGCATGCGGCTGATCTTGCGAAAGGACATAAAACGGCTCATCAGCGTGATGATGCACTTTCAAAAGCACGCTTCGAATTCCGTTGGCGCGATCAATTTAATTTATCTTTAGATCCTGAACGTGCGATGGAATATCATGATGAAACGTTGCCTGCAGAAGGGGCAAAGACAGCTCACTTCTGTTCAATGTGTGGACCGAAGTTTTGTAGTATGAGAATTTCACATGATATTCGTGAGTATGCAAAAGAAAATGATTTAGAAACGACAGAAGCAATTGAAAAAGGAATGAAAGAGAAAGCAGAAGAATTTAAAGAAGCTGGTAGTCATTTATATCAATAA
- a CDS encoding SH3 domain-containing protein codes for MKKYLAGLAAVSVAGGAAPTLDSVQAAPEQNTQKAATTVQASASNNSSYTVNTSVLHVRAGSSTSHDIISRVYNGQSLNVIGEENGWFKININGKTGFVSGEFVSKSGAANNNVSTGGNNKVTADVLRVRTAPNTSSSVSGRVYAGQTLNVIGQENGWVKINHNGQVGYVSGEFVSGVSSNGGSSNNNTNNNNQEVKPASGNYTVNVSSLRVRTGPSTSHTTVGSVKKGQVVQVVGEVQDWFKINYAGQTAYISKDYVTKGGSNENVTEGNKQEQNNNGTIQTGGSYVVNATSLRVRTGPAAYHSVIGGVLNGTTLNVVGSENGWFKVNYQGKTGFVSSEFVKFVKGGTTTPEQPKQPEKPNQGTIGDYYINASALNVRSGEGTNYRIIGALPQGQKVQVISENSGWSKINYNGQTGYIGTRYLSKTPVGGAVDNKPNNNQNNNQNNNNNNNTGNNSGDSSSVLAYAKSMQGVPYVWGGTSANGVDCSGYIYHVFKKFGHNISRQSVAGYWSSLPKTSSPQPGDLIYFQNTYKSGPSHMGIYLGGGSFIQAGDKGVAIASLSNSYWKSHFLGYTKAP; via the coding sequence ATGAAAAAGTATCTTGCCGGTCTTGCGGCAGTGTCTGTAGCAGGAGGAGCAGCACCTACACTTGATAGTGTTCAAGCTGCACCTGAACAAAATACACAAAAAGCTGCTACAACTGTCCAAGCTTCTGCGTCAAACAACTCATCTTATACGGTAAACACGAGCGTCTTACATGTTCGTGCGGGATCAAGCACTTCTCACGACATCATCTCACGTGTTTATAACGGTCAATCACTAAACGTGATTGGCGAAGAAAATGGTTGGTTCAAAATTAACATTAACGGAAAAACAGGCTTTGTTAGTGGCGAATTTGTATCAAAAAGTGGAGCAGCAAACAACAATGTAAGCACAGGTGGAAACAATAAAGTTACCGCTGATGTATTACGTGTACGTACAGCTCCTAACACTTCTAGTTCTGTTTCTGGACGTGTATATGCAGGACAAACATTAAACGTAATTGGACAAGAAAATGGTTGGGTGAAAATTAACCATAATGGACAAGTAGGTTATGTAAGTGGCGAATTCGTATCTGGCGTTTCTTCTAATGGGGGTTCTTCAAACAACAATACGAATAATAACAACCAAGAAGTAAAACCAGCAAGCGGAAACTATACAGTAAATGTATCTTCCCTTCGCGTTCGTACAGGTCCTAGCACTTCTCACACAACTGTAGGTTCTGTCAAAAAAGGACAAGTAGTACAAGTTGTTGGCGAAGTTCAAGATTGGTTCAAAATCAATTACGCAGGACAAACTGCTTATATAAGCAAAGACTACGTAACAAAAGGTGGTTCTAACGAAAACGTTACAGAAGGCAACAAACAAGAGCAAAACAATAATGGAACTATTCAAACTGGCGGTTCTTATGTAGTTAACGCTACATCTTTACGTGTTCGTACAGGCCCTGCTGCTTATCATAGTGTAATTGGTGGCGTTTTAAACGGTACAACATTAAACGTAGTTGGATCTGAAAACGGTTGGTTTAAAGTAAATTACCAAGGAAAAACAGGCTTTGTTAGCAGCGAATTTGTAAAATTCGTTAAAGGTGGCACTACTACTCCTGAGCAACCAAAACAACCTGAAAAACCTAACCAAGGTACAATTGGTGACTACTACATTAATGCTTCTGCACTAAATGTACGTAGCGGCGAAGGTACAAATTATAGAATCATAGGCGCACTTCCACAAGGTCAGAAGGTTCAAGTAATCTCTGAAAACTCTGGATGGAGCAAAATTAACTACAACGGTCAAACTGGTTATATCGGAACACGTTACCTATCTAAAACACCAGTTGGAGGCGCAGTAGATAATAAGCCTAACAATAACCAAAATAACAATCAAAACAATAACAACAATAATAATACAGGTAATAATAGCGGCGACAGTTCTTCCGTACTTGCATACGCAAAATCAATGCAAGGTGTACCATACGTTTGGGGCGGAACTTCTGCTAACGGTGTTGACTGCAGTGGTTACATCTACCACGTATTTAAGAAATTTGGTCATAACATTAGCCGCCAAAGTGTTGCAGGATATTGGAGTAGCCTACCAAAAACTTCAAGTCCACAACCTGGTGACTTAATTTATTTCCAAAACACTTATAAATCTGGTCCTTCTCACATGGGTATCTACCTTGGGGGCGGATCATTTATCCAAGCTGGAGATAAAGGTGTAGCAATCGCTTCATTAAGTAACTCTTATTGGAAGAGCCACTTCTTAGGATACACGAAAGCACCTTAA
- a CDS encoding YkvA family protein, translating to MKQKFSVEAFWKKVKHVAKQAGESVIYASLLLFYVLQRPDVPKRVKIIVIGALAYFIAPIDAIPDFIAGIGYTDDLGALTAALIQVSLYVNEDVKDKARVKLAEWFGSDIDTTFIDQKLGQ from the coding sequence ATGAAACAAAAATTTTCAGTTGAAGCGTTTTGGAAGAAAGTAAAACATGTTGCAAAGCAAGCTGGGGAGTCGGTCATTTATGCAAGTTTATTACTGTTTTACGTTTTGCAAAGACCCGATGTTCCAAAACGAGTGAAAATTATTGTAATTGGAGCACTTGCTTATTTTATTGCACCGATTGATGCGATTCCAGATTTCATTGCTGGAATTGGCTATACGGATGATTTAGGGGCGTTAACGGCCGCACTAATACAGGTGTCGTTATACGTCAATGAAGATGTGAAAGATAAGGCACGAGTGAAGTTGGCAGAATGGTTTGGTTCGGATATAGACACAACATTTATCGATCAGAAATTAGGTCAATAG
- a CDS encoding metal-binding protein — protein sequence MPSGRTHTKINLISLPVVLFFLFSYGLTNFDFLLTFAIGFLVGTSFLTPDLDTYSNAYNKWGFLRIFWYPYKKVMPHRSFFTHTIILGDVIRIAYMLIVFSPFLFLLNVIALDGNLIEIAKKHEVEIVTFLMGIVVASTLHIIADKVNTRRKKMMRKKKKRRR from the coding sequence ATGCCATCAGGAAGAACGCATACGAAAATAAACTTAATATCCCTTCCGGTTGTTTTGTTTTTTCTCTTTTCGTATGGATTAACAAATTTTGATTTTTTATTAACTTTTGCAATTGGTTTTTTAGTAGGTACTTCATTTTTAACACCAGATTTAGATACGTACAGTAATGCTTATAACAAATGGGGTTTCTTACGTATATTTTGGTATCCTTATAAAAAAGTAATGCCGCATCGATCTTTCTTTACGCATACGATTATACTTGGTGATGTGATTCGTATTGCGTACATGTTAATCGTCTTTTCTCCATTTTTATTTCTATTAAATGTAATCGCACTGGATGGTAATTTAATAGAAATTGCGAAGAAACATGAGGTTGAAATTGTAACGTTCTTAATGGGAATTGTTGTGGCAAGTACGCTTCACATTATAGCGGATAAAGTGAATACGCGCCGAAAGAAAATGATGAGAAAAAAGAAGAAACGCAGAAGATAA
- a CDS encoding DUF4870 domain-containing protein → MNGNKILAALSYFSVLFAPILFPIIVWIVGDAETKPHAKRALWTHIIPSIATFIGVAILGIMGMGSDQADVTLGIGSMIVLAICGIISLYYFIWNIVKGIKVLKA, encoded by the coding sequence ATGAATGGAAACAAAATATTAGCTGCTTTATCGTACTTTAGTGTACTATTTGCCCCTATCTTATTCCCAATTATCGTTTGGATTGTGGGGGACGCTGAAACAAAGCCACATGCAAAACGTGCTCTATGGACACACATCATTCCAAGTATTGCTACATTTATCGGCGTAGCCATTTTAGGAATTATGGGCATGGGATCTGACCAAGCAGATGTAACACTTGGAATTGGATCAATGATTGTCTTAGCTATTTGCGGAATCATCAGCTTATACTACTTCATCTGGAACATTGTAAAAGGAATTAAAGTACTGAAAGCTTAA